The Homo sapiens chromosome 5, GRCh38.p14 Primary Assembly genome includes a window with the following:
- the NR2F1 gene encoding COUP transcription factor 1 isoform 1 (isoform 1 is encoded by transcript variant 1): MAMVVSSWRDPQDDVAGGNPGGPNPAAQAARGGGGGAGEQQQQAGSGAPHTPQTPGQPGAPATPGTAGDKGQGPPGSGQSQQHIECVVCGDKSSGKHYGQFTCEGCKSFFKRSVRRNLTYTCRANRNCPIDQHHRNQCQYCRLKKCLKVGMRREAVQRGRMPPTQPNPGQYALTNGDPLNGHCYLSGYISLLLRAEPYPTSRYGSQCMQPNNIMGIENICELAARLLFSAVEWARNIPFFPDLQITDQVSLLRLTWSELFVLNAAQCSMPLHVAPLLAAAGLHASPMSADRVVAFMDHIRIFQEQVEKLKALHVDSAEYSCLKAIVLFTSDACGLSDAAHIESLQEKSQCALEEYVRSQYPNQPSRFGKLLLRLPSLRTVSSSVIEQLFFVRLVGKTPIETLIRDMLLSGSSFNWPYMSIQCS; this comes from the exons ATGGCAATGGTAGTTAGCAGCTGGCGAGATCCGCAGGACGACGTGGCCGGGGGCAACCCCGGCGGCCCCAACCCCGCAGCGCAGGCggcccgcggcggcggcggcggcgccggcgagcagcagcagcaggcggGCTCGGGCGCGCCGCACACGCCGCAGACCCCGGGCCAGCCCGGAGCGCCCGCCACCCCCGGCACGGCGGGGGACAAGGGCCAGGGCCCGCCCGGTTCGGGCCAGAGCCAGCAGCACATCGAGTGCGTGGTGTGCGGGGACAAGTCGAGCGGCAAGCACTACGGCCAATTCACCTGCGAGGGCTGCAAAAGTTTCTTCAAGAGGAGCGTCCGCAGGAACTTAACTTACACATGCCGTGCCAACAGGAACTGTCCCATCGACCAGCACCACCGCAACCAGTGCCAATACTGCCGCCTCAAGAAGTGCCTCAAAGTGGGCATGAGGCGGGAAG CGGTTCAGCGAGGAAGAATGCCTCCAACCCAGCCCAATCCAGGCCAGTACGCACTCACCAACGGGGACCCCCTCAACGGCCACTGCTACCTGTCCGGCTACATCTCGCTGCTGCTGCGCGCCGAGCCCTACCCCACGTCGCGCTACGGCAGCCAGTGCATGCAGCCCAACAACATTATGGGCATCGAGAACATCTGCGAGCTGGCCGCGCGCCTGCTCTTCAGCGCCGTCGAGTGGGCCCGCAACATCCCCTTCTTCCCGGATCTGCAGATCACCGACCAGGTGTCCCTGCTACGCCTCACCTGGAGCGAGCTGTTCGTGCTCAACGCGGCCCAGTGCTCTATGCCGCTGCACGTGGCGCCGTTGCTGGCCGCCGCCGGCCTGCATGCCTCGCCCATGTCTGCCGACCGCGTCGTGGCCTTCATGGACCACATCCGCATCTTCCAGGAGCAGGTGGAGAAGCTCAAGGCGCTACACGTCGACTCAGCCGAGTACAGCTGCCTCAAAGCCATCGTGCTGTTCACGTCAG ACGCCTGTGGCCTGTCGGATGCGGCCCACATCGAGAGCCTGCAGGAGAAGTCGCAGTGCGCACTGGAGGAGTACGTGAGGAGCCAGTACCCCAACCAGCCCAGCCGTTTTGGCAAACTGCTGCTGCGACTGCCCTCGCTGCGCACCGTGTCCTCCTCCGTCATCGAGCAGCTCTTCTTCGTCCGTTTGGTAGGTAAAACCCCCATCGAAACTCTCATCCGCGATATGTTACTGTCTGGGAGCAGCTTCAACTGGCCTTACATGTCCATCCAGTGCTCCTAG
- the NR2F1 gene encoding COUP transcription factor 1 isoform 2 (isoform 2 is encoded by transcript variant 2), which yields MFGYSVQRGRMPPTQPNPGQYALTNGDPLNGHCYLSGYISLLLRAEPYPTSRYGSQCMQPNNIMGIENICELAARLLFSAVEWARNIPFFPDLQITDQVSLLRLTWSELFVLNAAQCSMPLHVAPLLAAAGLHASPMSADRVVAFMDHIRIFQEQVEKLKALHVDSAEYSCLKAIVLFTSDACGLSDAAHIESLQEKSQCALEEYVRSQYPNQPSRFGKLLLRLPSLRTVSSSVIEQLFFVRLVGKTPIETLIRDMLLSGSSFNWPYMSIQCS from the exons ATGTTTGGCTACT CGGTTCAGCGAGGAAGAATGCCTCCAACCCAGCCCAATCCAGGCCAGTACGCACTCACCAACGGGGACCCCCTCAACGGCCACTGCTACCTGTCCGGCTACATCTCGCTGCTGCTGCGCGCCGAGCCCTACCCCACGTCGCGCTACGGCAGCCAGTGCATGCAGCCCAACAACATTATGGGCATCGAGAACATCTGCGAGCTGGCCGCGCGCCTGCTCTTCAGCGCCGTCGAGTGGGCCCGCAACATCCCCTTCTTCCCGGATCTGCAGATCACCGACCAGGTGTCCCTGCTACGCCTCACCTGGAGCGAGCTGTTCGTGCTCAACGCGGCCCAGTGCTCTATGCCGCTGCACGTGGCGCCGTTGCTGGCCGCCGCCGGCCTGCATGCCTCGCCCATGTCTGCCGACCGCGTCGTGGCCTTCATGGACCACATCCGCATCTTCCAGGAGCAGGTGGAGAAGCTCAAGGCGCTACACGTCGACTCAGCCGAGTACAGCTGCCTCAAAGCCATCGTGCTGTTCACGTCAG ACGCCTGTGGCCTGTCGGATGCGGCCCACATCGAGAGCCTGCAGGAGAAGTCGCAGTGCGCACTGGAGGAGTACGTGAGGAGCCAGTACCCCAACCAGCCCAGCCGTTTTGGCAAACTGCTGCTGCGACTGCCCTCGCTGCGCACCGTGTCCTCCTCCGTCATCGAGCAGCTCTTCTTCGTCCGTTTGGTAGGTAAAACCCCCATCGAAACTCTCATCCGCGATATGTTACTGTCTGGGAGCAGCTTCAACTGGCCTTACATGTCCATCCAGTGCTCCTAG